The genomic stretch CACGGGTGTGACCGTCCTGATTGCGCTGTAGGCTGTGATTGCGATCGTTTTCTGGAGCTGTGGAACTTGGTCTTCATGCAGTTTTATCGTGATAGCGACGGCACCATGACGCCGTTGCCCAAGCCTTCCATTGATACCGGAATGGGAGTTGAGCGGGTTGCCGCTGTTCTTCAGGGGAAATATAATAATTTTGATTGCGATCTGTTTACTCCGCTCATTGATACGGTTGTTCGACTTTCCGGTAAGGCCTATAATGATAATGCCGCTGATGATGCAGCCATGCGGGTTATTGCCGACCACGCTCGTGCCACTGCCTTTTTGGTAGCTGATGGTGTGTTGCCCTCCAACGAGGGAAGGGGCTATGTCCTCCGTCGCGTCATGCGGCGGGCTATCCGTTACGGCAGGACCTTAGGGCTGACAGAGGCATTTTTCGGCGGTATCTGTCGTCAGGTAATCGACCTGATGCAGGATGCCTATCCTCATCTTGCTGACTCGCGAGAGCTGCTGGACAAGGTGACAGATAATGAGGAGACCCGCTTCGGGGAGACTTTGGATCATGGTCTGGCCATGCTGGATGAGGAGATTGCTCGTCTGTTGGCAGAGAAGCAGGATAAGCCGGTTATCAACGGCGACTTCATCTTTAAGCTCTACGATACCTACGGTTTTCCCAAAGACATAGTCCGTGACGTGGCCCTGGAAAAGGGTATCTCTCTGGATGATGCCGGGTTTGAGGCGGCCATGCAGCGGCAGCGGGAGCAGTCTAAGCGTTCCTGGAAGGGAAAAGATTTAGATCGGTTTTCCGCTGGCTTGATTGCACTGCTGGACCAGGGAAAGACAACTGAGTTCCTCGGCTACAGCACAATCTCAGCCGAATCAATGGTGGACGGTATTATTGATGGTCAGGGAGAACTGGTACAGGAAGCCTACGCCGGAGCTGAGGTCCAGATCTATTGTCCGCAGACCCCGTTTTATGCCGAATCCGGTGGACAGATTGGCGACCGTGGCCTTATCAGCTGGGAAGGCGGGTCCTTCACTGTTCAGGAAACCAAAGCCGCTGCTGAAGGCTTGGTTTTGCACAGAGGTACGGTCAGCCAAGGAACAATAACAAGCGGGCAGCAGGTCAGCTTGCAGGTGGATGAGCAACGTACAGCCACAGCACTCAATCATACAGCCACCCATCTTCTCCAGGCCGCCATGAAGGCAATCCTCGGAGACCATGTCAAACAGGCCGGTTCCTTGGTCCGGGCTGATCGTCTTCGTTTTGATTTTACCCATTTTTCACCGGTTACACCGGAGGAGATTCGGGCCATTGAACAGCTGGTGAATCAGGAAATCCGGAGAAATACGCCCGTTGAAACAGCTGTCCTCTCCAAAGAGGCAGCCATTGCCGACGGGGCAACGGCCCTGTTCGGGGAAAAATACGGTGATGAGGTTCGAGTTGTCAGTATACCGGATTTTTCCAAGGAGCTCTGCGGCGGCACCCATACCGGTGCCACCGGTGATATCGGGTTGTTCAAGATTATCTCGGAAAGCGGTATTGCTGCCGGGGTGCGTCGTATCGAGGCGGTGACCGGGCAGGCAGCAATGGACTGGCTCCAGCGTTTGGCGGAGCAGGCTGATGGCTTGGGCCAGTTGCTTTCCGGCTCCTTTGACGATGCGCAGGCCAAGGTCAAGGCTCTGTTGCAGCGCCAAAAAGACCTGGAAAAAGAGATTGCCTCTCTGAACGCGTCCAAGGCCTTGGGCGGTCTTGACGATCTCCTGGCCGGAGCTGTGGAGATTAACGGCATTCAGCTGATCTGCGGTCAGGTTCCTTTGGATTCCCCGAAGACCTTGCGGGATATCGGCGATAAGGTTCGGGATAAAATGACCAGCGGGGTTACAGTTCTCGGTGGTGAGTTCGGTGGTAAGGCTGCTCTGCTGGCCTTGGTCAGTAAGGATCTGACCGGCAGAATCAAGGCCGGACAGCTGGTGAAAGAGGTGGCCGCTCTTGTCGGAGGCAAAGGCGGGGGAAGGCCCGATATGGCGCAGGCCGGTGGTCCTATGGCGGATAAATTACCGGAAGCCATGCAGGCGGTTCCCGGCATAGTACGCAGTCTGATAGGGGAATAGAATAATGTCTGATGTCTCTTTGCCGGATGCACAACCGGATGTACAACGCATAGTAATAACCGGAGTGGGCCTGACTGCACCCGGAGGGTCTAATACCCTTGCGGATTTTCGTGAGCAGGTTCTTGCGGGTCGAAGCGGGATCTCCACTATTGATCTGCGCTATATGGATACCTATCCTGCTGGGATCTGCGAGTTCCCGGAAACCAAGTACCGTAAAAAAAAGGAAAACAAGCGGGGGACCAGAGCCGGTTGTATCGGGGTGTACTGTGCCGGAGAGGCCTTGGCTGATGCCGGGATAGATTTCTCCGAGTATGATCGCAGCCGCACCGGGGTCTATATGGGCCTGACCGAACACGGCACGGTGGAAACGGAAAATGAGGTCTATAATATAAGTAAGTTTGACTATAATGTCGATTACTGGACCCATCATCATAATCCGCGAACCGTTCTCAATAATCCGGCTGGCGAAATTACTATGAAGTTCGGGATCACCGGTCCGCATTACGCGGTCGGGGCAGCCTGTGCTGCTGGTAATGCCGCTTTGATCCAAGGTTCCCAGATGCTTCGTCTCGGCGAGGTCGACCTTGCCCTCTGCGGCGGCTTATCCGAATGTGTCGGCTCTTTTGGCATCTTTGCCAGCTTCCGTGCCCAAGGAGCTTTGGCTGAGCATGAGGATCCGACCAAGGCCAGTCGCCCACTGGATCAGGATCGGAACGGGATCGTTATTTCTGAAGGCGGTTGTGTCTTCACCTTGGAGCGCCTGGACAAGGCCCTTGCCCGAGGGGCAAAGATCTACGGGGAAGTTGCTGGCTATGCCATGAACTCCGATGCCCGTGATTTTGTCCTTCCCCATGGCCCACGTCAGGCCGAGTGCATCCGTTTAGCTCTTGAACGGGCCGGATTGACTCCAGAGGATATCAGCATTATTAATACCCATGCCACCGGCACCAAGCAGGGTGATGTGGAGGAGTGCAAGGCCTTGGCAGAGGTCTTTGCCGGTTGCTCCGCTGTCAGAAGCAATAACACAAAGTCCATAATCGGGCACGCTATGGGCGCTGCTGGAGTTTTAGAATTGGCTGCAAACCTCTCATCTTTTGAAGATAATTTTGTCCATCCGACTATTAATTTGGATAATCCTGATCCAGCCTGCGCCCTCCCAGGCTTGGTTGCCGGGAAGGCGGAGAAGGTTGAGCAGGTAGAGACAATTCTTAATAATTCTTTCGGCATGGTAGGAATAAATTCAGTACGTCATTATCAAGAGATTTATGGCAGACTAAACCTTTTTATGGTACTGTTATTCCCTTTTGCCAAAAAAGGGTTGGCAGATATTTTCACCATAAAGGGTTGAAAGAAGAGCGAACGAATATTAAAGAGTATTTATATTGAGGAACCGGCATGACCCGTGATGAAATCAAGGATATAATCCTTGAAATTATTGAAGATATAGATGAGGATGCGGATTTCGATGATTTGGATGCGGATCAGCCTCTTCGAGATCAGTTAGACCTTGATTCTATGGATTTTCTTGATATCGTGATGGAGCTGCGGAAACGCTATAAGCTTCAGATTCCGGAAGAGGACTATCCTGAGCTCGCCACCTTGACCAGTTGCGTCAACTATCTTGAGCCTAAACTGAAAGACGTTTAATCAACCAAGGCATTCCGTTGAAATCGTTGAACTATGCAGCGGGGAGGGTGGTTTCATAATAACGCTTAAATCTCTTTTCCCGTATTTCCGTTATGGCTGATTACCAGCTCATCATTATCGGCGGCGGCCTTTCTGGGTTGGCCGCCGGTATCCGTTCAGCTCGTTTCGGGCAGAAAACTCTGATTGTTGAGGGGCATAGCCTCCCCGGTGGTCTGAATTCCTATTATTACCGCCAAGGTTATCTGCTGGAGACCGGTCTTCATGCGATGACCAATTTTGCCGCTCAGGGGAGCAAGCATGCGCCCTTAAACAGGTTGTTCCGCCAGCTGAAACTTTCCCGCAAGAAATTTATCACCCACGAGCAGATGGGCTCAGAGGTGATTTTCCCCCAGGCTTCACTTCGATTTTCCAACGAGCTTGATCTCCTCTGCGAAGAGATAGCACGTCATTTTCCGGCAAGCATTGATCGATTTCGGGCAATGGTTAAGGAAATTGATGCCTATGATCCCTTTGCCGAGGTGCCCTGGCAATCGGCTCGGAATTTTCTCCGTGATCGCCTTGCCGAGCCTCTGCTGGAGGACATGCTCCTGCTGCCTCTGATGGTGTACGGCAATGCTGAAGAGCATGACATGGATCTGGGGCAGTTTGCCATCATGTTTCGGGCACTCTTTCTGGAGGGCTTTTTTCGTCCGGAAGGAACGATTAAGGACCTGATCGACATGCTGTTGGAGCAGTATGCCCAATTCGGGGGGGAACTGCGCTTTCGTGCTTCTGTTGCTGCAATCATCAATA from Candidatus Electrothrix communis encodes the following:
- a CDS encoding beta-ketoacyl-[acyl-carrier-protein] synthase family protein, with the translated sequence MSDVSLPDAQPDVQRIVITGVGLTAPGGSNTLADFREQVLAGRSGISTIDLRYMDTYPAGICEFPETKYRKKKENKRGTRAGCIGVYCAGEALADAGIDFSEYDRSRTGVYMGLTEHGTVETENEVYNISKFDYNVDYWTHHHNPRTVLNNPAGEITMKFGITGPHYAVGAACAAGNAALIQGSQMLRLGEVDLALCGGLSECVGSFGIFASFRAQGALAEHEDPTKASRPLDQDRNGIVISEGGCVFTLERLDKALARGAKIYGEVAGYAMNSDARDFVLPHGPRQAECIRLALERAGLTPEDISIINTHATGTKQGDVEECKALAEVFAGCSAVRSNNTKSIIGHAMGAAGVLELAANLSSFEDNFVHPTINLDNPDPACALPGLVAGKAEKVEQVETILNNSFGMVGINSVRHYQEIYGRLNLFMVLLFPFAKKGLADIFTIKG
- the alaS gene encoding alanine--tRNA ligase — its product is MTGNEIRLKFLNYFKSKGHTVVDSSSLVPHDDPTLLFTNAGMFQFKRIFMGEEHREYTRAVSCQRCVRAGGKHNDLENVGYTARHHTFFEMLGNFSFGDYFKKEAIDYAWEFLTKELGINPEQLWVSVFREDDEAYALWEEIEDLPKGRIVRLGEADNFWAMGDTGPCGPCSEIHIDQGREHGCDRPDCAVGCDCDRFLELWNLVFMQFYRDSDGTMTPLPKPSIDTGMGVERVAAVLQGKYNNFDCDLFTPLIDTVVRLSGKAYNDNAADDAAMRVIADHARATAFLVADGVLPSNEGRGYVLRRVMRRAIRYGRTLGLTEAFFGGICRQVIDLMQDAYPHLADSRELLDKVTDNEETRFGETLDHGLAMLDEEIARLLAEKQDKPVINGDFIFKLYDTYGFPKDIVRDVALEKGISLDDAGFEAAMQRQREQSKRSWKGKDLDRFSAGLIALLDQGKTTEFLGYSTISAESMVDGIIDGQGELVQEAYAGAEVQIYCPQTPFYAESGGQIGDRGLISWEGGSFTVQETKAAAEGLVLHRGTVSQGTITSGQQVSLQVDEQRTATALNHTATHLLQAAMKAILGDHVKQAGSLVRADRLRFDFTHFSPVTPEEIRAIEQLVNQEIRRNTPVETAVLSKEAAIADGATALFGEKYGDEVRVVSIPDFSKELCGGTHTGATGDIGLFKIISESGIAAGVRRIEAVTGQAAMDWLQRLAEQADGLGQLLSGSFDDAQAKVKALLQRQKDLEKEIASLNASKALGGLDDLLAGAVEINGIQLICGQVPLDSPKTLRDIGDKVRDKMTSGVTVLGGEFGGKAALLALVSKDLTGRIKAGQLVKEVAALVGGKGGGRPDMAQAGGPMADKLPEAMQAVPGIVRSLIGE
- a CDS encoding FAD-dependent oxidoreductase produces the protein MADYQLIIIGGGLSGLAAGIRSARFGQKTLIVEGHSLPGGLNSYYYRQGYLLETGLHAMTNFAAQGSKHAPLNRLFRQLKLSRKKFITHEQMGSEVIFPQASLRFSNELDLLCEEIARHFPASIDRFRAMVKEIDAYDPFAEVPWQSARNFLRDRLAEPLLEDMLLLPLMVYGNAEEHDMDLGQFAIMFRALFLEGFFRPEGTIKDLIDMLLEQYAQFGGELRFRASVAAIINKDDTVQGIRLENGEEITADAVLSTVGIPGTAQLSGWPLDIDEYIGRMTFMETISMLPELHLPPERAGRTILFYSLNDELRYHRPAEPIDPSWGVICFPDNFQGLERQNDAPTQVRVTNAANYDLWQQAAADREQYRHLKEACGRQSVAAVSKILGNYTQGAIFQDSFTPMTIERFTEKRGGAVYGSPIKIKSGRTPWSNLFIAGTDQGYLGIVGAMLSGVTIVNQHLLT
- a CDS encoding acyl carrier protein → MTRDEIKDIILEIIEDIDEDADFDDLDADQPLRDQLDLDSMDFLDIVMELRKRYKLQIPEEDYPELATLTSCVNYLEPKLKDV